CGACGATCGGCTGGGCTGGCAGGAGACCACCATCCCTCGACGAGCCGTTCGCAACGAGCTCATCACCCAACTCACGCGGTCGCCCTCAACGTCAACGGCGGAGCAGTCAGGTGTAGAAGCAGCCCGTGAGTCAGACACCTTCGTCGTGAAGCCAGTTCGAGAGCTCCGAACACCGTAGCGGCTAGACTTAACCAACATTCTCGGCCGATACCGGCATTGTGTTGGTTAACGCAGGGGGTTGGATCCACTTCCTCGCCCCCACCCACCGCCCGACCCTCGAGTGAATGAATCCTGGCGACCGGTCGGCTCGAACGGCCGTCACGACGGATTTTATCGGCCCGCTCCTCCTCGAGAGCGAGTATGGTCGTCGTCGAGGAGGTCACCAAACTGAGCGAGCGCCGTACCCAAACCTCGTCCGAGGTGTTTCCGGAGGATTCGTTGACGTCGATTCGGGAAGCCGTCGAGGCCGTCCCAGCAAGCGTCTTCGACGGCTCGACGAAGCACACAGAGGTCGGCGGCTTCGATGCCGCGATCGCCGACAAGCTCTCGCAGTACGAGTACGAAGGGGACGCCGCCGGCAGCTACAACCCGAACTGCAAGCTCTGGTCGCATCAGGGGTTTCACTACAGCGTTGACCTCTACGACGCCGACGCCCGTATCGCCATCGAGGTCGAGAAGAGCAAGCGGAAGAACGTCAGCGACGACCTCCTCAAGTTCCAGAAGGGGTACCGCACCCAGAAAGATGGCCGGCCGAAGATCGAGTTCGGCTGTCTGGTGGTGCCGGTGAACTACCTTGGTCGACATAACCTCTACCAGCACAGCCTGACCAAGCTCGACTTCATGAAGGGCGTCCTGTTCATCGACGACGTCGCCGTCATCGGCTATTGCGACCCCCGACCGGACTGATACTGTCCGCCCTGACTGTTTGTCGGCGCCGAGAGACATGCAGCGCGCAACAGCGGGCGCTGCGTGATCCATTAAGGCAGGTCCCGATCCGCACGACGACACGAGTGCCGACTACGAACGGTTCGAGAAGGAACAGCTCGCCCAGGACCGCGACGCCATCGGCGTCGACACGGCGGACGTCGACGACTCGACGGCCCAACGCCTGGTCAACGACCTCGTCGACGCGGACGACGTCACTCCGGTTCCCGAGGACCAAGTTCTGGTTCACGAGCCGAGCGGCACCGCGTTCGACTCGACGACACAGCTGGCCGTCTTCCACCGTGGCTGGGCGGCCGGCCGCGACGCCGACGGGGAGGACGAGTGATGCAGCAGACCCTCGTCGGCTGTGCGTTTTGCGACGCGCCGCCCGGTACCGAGACTGGCGAGGCCCATACCTGGGGGCAGGACGAGCGGGTCACCCACCCGATCTGTGTCGACTGCGCGATTCAGACGGAGCCGGATCCCGACGAGCGCGATCACGTCGCCTGTGACGGCTGTGGGCTGGTCGTCGATACGCTCGCAGCGTCGCCGGCGTGAAACGCCGGCTTCCAGCGGGACCTCCGGTCCCGCCCGGCTCACGCGATTCCGTGTCGATCTCGGGCATCTGGAAGGCCCGTTGCAGCTGTGCGCCCGCTGTAGTCCGGGTGGCCTTGCGACGTACTGGACGCGCGACCTCGAGGAGCATCTCGTCGCGACGCCGGTGGAGTGGTCCCATCTCTCGGTCCGGAACCTCACTAACCCAAATACCAAACATACCAAACAGCTATGTTCCAACAGTTCCAACACTACTTTATGTCGAGCGGCACCATCGATATCGAGGAGTTCGAGAACGCCGACGCCGACGACTTCGAGGAACGGACCGATACCGAGCGGATCGTGCTGTTCCTCGACGAGCACGACGACCGGGCGTGGAAGGCAGCGACGATCGCCGAGCGACTTGGTCTGGAGACCGACGCTGTCAGCGCGCTCCTCTCGCGATTGAAGGAACGTGGGCTGGTGCGGCACAAGCGCCCGTACTGGGCGATCACGGACGACGAGGAACGGCTCCAATCTGCCTACCGGCTCCACCGTCACCATGAGACAGCGGATGACCAGTACGGCGAGGAGCGTCTCGAGGACCTCCAGACTGACGACATGGAGGACGTGCAGTGACGGCGTTCGAAGATCTGGACCGCGGTGACATCGTCTGGGCGAGTGACCCGCTCTCGGAAAAAGGGCGCCCGATGCTCCTGTTGGGAGCTCCCCAATTCCCGGCCCACGGTGCGCAACTCATCACGGCCCTCATCTCCACGCAGACCTATCACGAGGAGTCGATCACGCTCCGAGACGGCGACTACGAGGGTGACCCACTAGGGGAACGAAGCCACGTTCTCCCGTGGTCGACCGCGACGCTCACCAGTGCTGCGGATGTCGACCAGTATCTCACCTCGCTGGCCGACGAACGCATCGAAGACGTGGCAAACCAGTTGACCGACTACATTTCCGCCTGAGACCACCTTCTGTCGTGGTAGCTATCACCTCGTCAGTACGTCCTGTGTCAGCTGATTCTCGACTGGTCGCGATACGCGATGCCAGTAGAGTCACCCCAAACAGTCTTTGCTGATTCGCTGTAAACTGTAATCGAGAACGGCCCGTGGTACATACCGCAAACCGCGGCGACGGCGACATCGTCCAGGACTTCCTCTCGGTCGCTGACCTCCTCGAGGAGCCACAGCTCGCCCAGCTGTACGCGTACCTCGCTCGGGAGGGGGAGGCGACCGTTCAGGACGTGATGGACGACCTCGAACTCGCACAGGGGACCGCCTACAGCTACGTCAACCGGCTCGTCGACGCCGGCGTCCTCACTGTCACCGACGACGAGCAGCCGCGCCGGTACGCCGCCCGGGAGATCGACCTGACCGTGCCGACGACCGCGGGCGACCGCGAGTACACGATCACGCCGGCGCTCATCGATGCTGTCGGCCGCCGTGAGACTGACGCCGACATCGACACCCACATCGACCGCCACGGCGTCGCCGGCCTCGCGACCGCGCTCACCTACGCGGTTGCTCGGGAGCGCGGCGAGGTGACCCACCGCCTGATGGCCGAGGATCTGGACATCTCGCCGCTGGCTGCGGAGATGATCCTCCAGGCGCTCCGCCCCCTCGTCCACGAACATTACGAGATCGAGGAGGCCGGGGCAGGGTCGAGGGGTTGGCCATCGACGGCGACGGCGCTGACGACGCGTGAGCCGGCTTCACATCGCCGACACCGGCCTGTTCGTCGCAATGGGGACAGCCCTCAAACAGCCGCTATCAGGCCGTTCGGCGGTTCGCTCGCCGGAACCACATCACCTTCGTCCTGCCCGAACGGGTGTACGAGGGGCTGACCGTCGACGACCCCGATGTCGAAGCCCCGTCGGTTGACGCCGCGATCGACGAGGGTTGAGCGACAGTTGCGTCACCGCTGGAGTTCTCCGAGCCTGTCGTCTCGCGGGTGATGGATGGCGTCCAGCGGTATATCGCGAACGTCGACGACCGACCCGCCGACGATGTTGAACGGGCGGACGCTGCCCTCGCCGCCCTCGCTGCCCAGCATCTCAGCGCGGGGTCGGCGACCGAGGTCTACATCTACACGACCGATATTGCGGCTGGGGAGGGAGCTGAAACCGTACTCGGAAGTGAGGGCTACGGGGGTTCAGTGACGTTCGTGAACGGGTTCCGGTTCATCGAGGACTTAGTCGCCGGTGACAGCTGAGCCTATTCGGAGTCGAGGTCACGAGCGTCGAGCTCGCGGGCGAGAGACTGGTCTCCCGTTCGCGTGATATCGTGTTCGTCGACGAAGCTGGCATCCTCTGGATCCACTTAAATGAGTAGTTAATTTTCCAACTATTATCGCAAGAGGGGAGCCGATTTCAAAAAATGGAGAGCCCTATGGGGTATGGACGTGTACCAACTGACATGGCTGGGAGCCAGGGACACACAACAGCGCTCTCGGAAATCGCTCGGAACCAGTTATCGCTGCTTGACTCACTAGCGGATGAAGACACAGATCGAATCATACCGCTGAATTTGCTTGATACACAGCACTACTGCGAGCAGAAAGCACAGTTTCAACGGGCACAGGGGTGGGACGATGAATCACTCCCAAAGCGCCTCGTTCGGGGTCGGGAACAACATAGCGAGCTAGCTGAAACCACGGCATCAAGCGATGATGAGTATACGCTTGAGGATGTTTGGGATGATATACAATCAGGAGACGTCTCGCTCCTCTATCCCCCACTCGCGTACGAACTGGTGAACATGGTTTTGGTGGGTTGCCCGATGTTTCTTCGGTTCGTGAACAGCCAGCCATCGCAATTAACCCTCGTTCGAGGAGTGACGAAAGAAGCGTACACAGAGCGACTCTTCCCGAACGAAGAGTTCTTGCTCTGGTGTCACGGCAACCTGCTAGATCGAATTGGATTTGATGTCTCGGATCTTTCGGTTCGCTATCTCAAATACCCGCAGTCTAAGTTCGACGCCGTCGAGGTAAGCAGGGCACAGCTCTTGCTTGCCGCTGAGGACGGTGATGAGATCTCCGTGAAGCTTAACGAGGGGTCCACGCTTCACCCACATATCCGGCGGCATCCCATTTCGTACGAACGGGATAGTAAACGAGGCAAGCAGCTCAGAGCATTCGCAGCATTCTGGCGAGACGGTGGCGATAACCCAGACGGTGCGAATCACTGGAAGCAGTGTGTCAGCTGTCGCTTCCGTTCACAGTGTGACCTTGCACTCGCAAAAGGAGAGAAGCGTAGGTGACTCCGATGAAGAGATCAATCACAATTCTCCGAGGAACACACAGCGCAGAGCAGCCACGGAAGTCTCGTTCATGATCGGGCTCACAGTCTTACCTGAACTGACGATTGATCGGTGCGAGAGGAATCAACTCCGGGACGTCATCCATTATTTCGATTCAGAGGTAGTGTTTACTCCGAATCAAGTTCACCAGCGGTTCCTCACCGACACAGTTGGTGATTCCGTAGAGGTGATGACGCAACCCCTCGCAGATAGGCGAGCCACCCAGATCGCAAAGGACAGCGACACACGCTTGATCTGGGCCGCTACGCCGAGCGCTCTTGAGGAAACCATCCAGCTGACCCAAACCGGGACACCAGAGAATCGCCGAGAATGCTACATCCTCACCGACCAATTGAGTGTCTCTGTCGACCTGATCCACTTGGAAGCCCACCTCGATGGCTTGGAGGAGTATCGAACTCCCTTCATGGAACACGGTGCGCTTGACGACTTTACGCACCTCACCATCGAAGCAAATCCCGAATATCGCGCGGAGTGGGACGGGATTGACGTTCAAGGCGTGATGCCTGGGGCAAACAAACAGCAGGGGGCGAGTGGAGCAGGCGTCGCTCATTTCGAACTCCAAGAAGACGGTATCGTTGGGGGGAAAACCCGAGAACTGGGCAAATTTGGTCTTCAGGCAGTCGATCAAATCGGGCGATCACGAGCAGAGACGCTGCGGGAGGCCGGAATTCAAACCCGTCAAGCACTCGAATCGGCCTCAGTGAATGAGGTTTCAAAGCTTTCTGGGCTTGGCCAGAAGACTGCCAGAACCGCTATCGAATCTGCACAGGTAATCGAACAAGGAGAGGTACGGAAAGCTCCAGGAGCAAGTCTCCCCGAGAAGGAACCGGTCTTCATCGACATCGAGACGGATGGCCTCAACCCGACGATCATCTGGCTCATCGGCGTCTATGTCCGTGACCGCTATATGTCGTTCATCGAAACCGATCCGAGAAAACCGGAAGTTGCACTGGAAGCGTTCCTGTCTTGGCTCTCAGAGTTCGGAAACAATCGACCCATCGTCGCCTACAACGGCTGGAAGTTTGACTTCCCAGTAATCGAAGAACACATCGGAGAGCACTGTCCACAGTACCTCGACTTTTGGACGAGTACGCATCGGTTCGATCTCTACGATTGGGCGGTTCGAGAGAACAATGCGGCCCTTCCAGGACTGACGAACAAACTGGAAGACGTGGCAACAGCACTCGGATGGGACCCACTGGACACGGGATTAACGGGTGCCGAAGTTGGCCGGCTGTTCCAACGATATGCAGCAAACCCGTGTGCAGATACTGAGTTAGATTGGGAACGCCACAAGCGCTACTGTGAGGACGACGTCCGCGCACTCGCCTACATCTACGAACAGGTTGCAACAGCCACACACCGAATGACGGTGACCAGTA
The DNA window shown above is from Halostella salina and carries:
- a CDS encoding MarR family transcriptional regulator — translated: MSSGTIDIEEFENADADDFEERTDTERIVLFLDEHDDRAWKAATIAERLGLETDAVSALLSRLKERGLVRHKRPYWAITDDEERLQSAYRLHRHHETADDQYGEERLEDLQTDDMEDVQ
- a CDS encoding type II toxin-antitoxin system PemK/MazF family toxin, whose product is MTAFEDLDRGDIVWASDPLSEKGRPMLLLGAPQFPAHGAQLITALISTQTYHEESITLRDGDYEGDPLGERSHVLPWSTATLTSAADVDQYLTSLADERIEDVANQLTDYISA
- a CDS encoding ribonuclease H-like domain-containing protein; the protein is MIGLTVLPELTIDRCERNQLRDVIHYFDSEVVFTPNQVHQRFLTDTVGDSVEVMTQPLADRRATQIAKDSDTRLIWAATPSALEETIQLTQTGTPENRRECYILTDQLSVSVDLIHLEAHLDGLEEYRTPFMEHGALDDFTHLTIEANPEYRAEWDGIDVQGVMPGANKQQGASGAGVAHFELQEDGIVGGKTRELGKFGLQAVDQIGRSRAETLREAGIQTRQALESASVNEVSKLSGLGQKTARTAIESAQVIEQGEVRKAPGASLPEKEPVFIDIETDGLNPTIIWLIGVYVRDRYMSFIETDPRKPEVALEAFLSWLSEFGNNRPIVAYNGWKFDFPVIEEHIGEHCPQYLDFWTSTHRFDLYDWAVRENNAALPGLTNKLEDVATALGWDPLDTGLTGAEVGRLFQRYAANPCADTELDWERHKRYCEDDVRALAYIYEQVATATHRMTVTSSGSGSTTNDSTSQGTLSDF